One genomic region from Cyanobium usitatum str. Tous encodes:
- a CDS encoding DUF2214 family protein, with amino-acid sequence MAAIPPEVLSRAGVAYVHYVSFMLCFGALVLERRLIKPNPNKADATLMVITDVVYGLAALALLVSGILRVLYFGQGSEFYTENPLFWWKVGLYLGVGGLSLYPTITYILWAIPLRKGELPQVSEALATRLGWILNVELVGFALVPLLATLMARGVGLPA; translated from the coding sequence TTGGCTGCCATCCCCCCTGAAGTGCTCTCCCGCGCTGGGGTGGCCTACGTGCACTACGTGAGCTTCATGCTCTGTTTCGGGGCCTTAGTGCTGGAGCGGCGCTTGATCAAGCCAAATCCAAACAAGGCCGATGCCACCTTGATGGTGATCACCGATGTGGTGTATGGCCTGGCAGCCCTTGCCCTGCTGGTGAGCGGGATTCTGCGGGTTCTTTACTTCGGCCAGGGAAGCGAGTTTTATACGGAGAACCCCCTGTTCTGGTGGAAGGTTGGCCTCTATCTAGGGGTGGGCGGCCTGTCCCTCTATCCCACCATCACCTACATCCTCTGGGCTATCCCGCTGCGCAAGGGCGAGCTGCCCCAGGTGAGCGAGGCCCTAGCCACCCGTCTGGGCTGGATTCTCAATGTTGAGTTGGTAGGCTTTGCCCTGGTGCCCTTGCTAGCCACCTTGATGGCCCGCGGCGTCGGCCTGCCTGCCTGA